A genomic window from Anthonomus grandis grandis chromosome 4, icAntGran1.3, whole genome shotgun sequence includes:
- the LOC126735335 gene encoding acidic mammalian chitinase-like isoform X2, whose translation MVKVVHFSCLMVAVVFFGINLTEAKYIGGYYWSGASIVLKCDNLNASLLTHLYYAFVTANEDGSLTVQNAQKGYANDLLSLKSSNPDLKLLFSFVADNNGSFSKVVADKNLRKTFVDNALELVQQYQYDGIDFDWEFPQDKDKVNFTALLNETYTEFKKYNYQVTAAVRAIPVYKNSGYDIPEVVKYLDVINIMTYDYFGSWSNTTGQNSPLYPSSLDSAYEREYLNIEASIKNWVEAGAPKEKLAVGLPFYGRTFTLADPTNHGVHAPSLGGGSPLAPTYYQILKNYQNFTTEWNDEQKSPYKYSNTTWLAYENERSIAIKTRYAVENGMQGVFLWHLGCDDIYGEYSYEKQVLLHTINKVYRNK comes from the exons ATGGTTAAAGTTGTCCATTTTAGTTGTTTGATGGTAGCGGTGGTCTTTTTTGGGATAAACCTCACTGAAGCGA AATATATCGGAGGTTACTACTGGTCCGGAGCCTCCATAGTCCTAAAATGCGACAACTTAAACGCGAGCTTACTTACCCATTTGTATTATGCTTTTGTGACCGCCAACGAGGATGGTTCTTTGACTGTGCAAAACGCCCAAAAAG GATATGCCAATGATCTTTTGAGCCTAAAGTCGTCAAATCCAGATCTCAAATTGCTGTTCAGTTTCGTGGCGGACAACAACGGTAGTTTTTCCAAAGTGGTGGCCgataaaaatttaaggaaaacgTTTGTCGATAACGCGTTAGAGTTGGTGCAACAGTATCAGTATGACGGAATTGATTTTGATTGGGAATTTCCTCAAGACAAGGATAAG gtaaattttaCAGCTCTCCTAAACGAAACTTATAcagaattcaaaaaatataactaccAAGTAACTGCTGCAGTCAGAGCAATTCCAGTCTACAAGAACAGTGGATATGATATTCCAGAAGTAGTCAA atatttggacgtaataaatattatgacgTACGATTATTTCGGATCCTGGAGCAATACCACTGGCCAAAATTCTCCATTATATCCGTCTTCTTTGGATAGCGCATATGAAAGGGAATATTTGAACATTGAAGCCTCCATTAAAAATTGG GTTGAAGCTGGTGCTCCCAAGGAAAAATTGGCAGTCGGTCTGCCATTTTATGGGAGAACTTTCACCTTGGCAGATCCTACGAACCATGGAGTCCACGCTCCTAGTTTGGGAGGAGGCAGTCCTTTGGCTCCTACCTACTACCAA attttgaaaaactacCAGAATTTTACTACCGAGTGGAACGATGAGCAAAAGAGTCCTTATAAGTACTCGAACACCACTTGGTTGGCTTATGAGAATGAACGGTCTATCGCTATAAAG ACAAGGTACGCCGTTGAAAATGGCATGCAAGGAGTGTTTTTATGGCACTTAGGCTGTGATGATATATACGGTGAATATTCCTATGAGAAGCAAGTACTACTTCACACTATAAATAAGGTATATAGGAATAAATAG
- the LOC126735335 gene encoding acidic mammalian chitinase-like isoform X3 translates to MVKVVHFSCLMVAVVFFGINLTEAKYIGGYYWSGASIVLKCDNLNASLLTHLYYAFVTANEDGSLTVQNAQKGYANDLLSLKSSNPDLKLLFSFVADNNGSFSKVVADKNLRKTFVDNALELVQQYQYDGIDFDWEFPQDKDKVNFTALLNETYTEFKKYNYQVTAAVRAIPVYKNSGYDIPEVVKYLDVINIMTYDYFGSWSNTTGQNSPLYPSSLDSAYEREYLNIEASIKNWVEAGAPKEKLAVGLPFYGRTFTLADPTNHGVHAPSLGGGSPLAPTYYQTRYAVENGMQGVFLWHLGCDDIYGEYSYEKQVLLHTINKVYRNK, encoded by the exons ATGGTTAAAGTTGTCCATTTTAGTTGTTTGATGGTAGCGGTGGTCTTTTTTGGGATAAACCTCACTGAAGCGA AATATATCGGAGGTTACTACTGGTCCGGAGCCTCCATAGTCCTAAAATGCGACAACTTAAACGCGAGCTTACTTACCCATTTGTATTATGCTTTTGTGACCGCCAACGAGGATGGTTCTTTGACTGTGCAAAACGCCCAAAAAG GATATGCCAATGATCTTTTGAGCCTAAAGTCGTCAAATCCAGATCTCAAATTGCTGTTCAGTTTCGTGGCGGACAACAACGGTAGTTTTTCCAAAGTGGTGGCCgataaaaatttaaggaaaacgTTTGTCGATAACGCGTTAGAGTTGGTGCAACAGTATCAGTATGACGGAATTGATTTTGATTGGGAATTTCCTCAAGACAAGGATAAG gtaaattttaCAGCTCTCCTAAACGAAACTTATAcagaattcaaaaaatataactaccAAGTAACTGCTGCAGTCAGAGCAATTCCAGTCTACAAGAACAGTGGATATGATATTCCAGAAGTAGTCAA atatttggacgtaataaatattatgacgTACGATTATTTCGGATCCTGGAGCAATACCACTGGCCAAAATTCTCCATTATATCCGTCTTCTTTGGATAGCGCATATGAAAGGGAATATTTGAACATTGAAGCCTCCATTAAAAATTGG GTTGAAGCTGGTGCTCCCAAGGAAAAATTGGCAGTCGGTCTGCCATTTTATGGGAGAACTTTCACCTTGGCAGATCCTACGAACCATGGAGTCCACGCTCCTAGTTTGGGAGGAGGCAGTCCTTTGGCTCCTACCTACTACCAA ACAAGGTACGCCGTTGAAAATGGCATGCAAGGAGTGTTTTTATGGCACTTAGGCTGTGATGATATATACGGTGAATATTCCTATGAGAAGCAAGTACTACTTCACACTATAAATAAGGTATATAGGAATAAATAG
- the LOC126735335 gene encoding acidic mammalian chitinase-like isoform X1: protein MVKVVHFSCLMVAVVFFGINLTEAKYIGGYYWSGASIVLKCDNLNASLLTHLYYAFVTANEDGSLTVQNAQKGYANDLLSLKSSNPDLKLLFSFVADNNGSFSKVVADKNLRKTFVDNALELVQQYQYDGIDFDWEFPQDKDKVNFTALLNETYTEFKKYNYQVTAAVRAIPVYKNSGYDIPEVVKYLDVINIMTYDYFGSWSNTTGQNSPLYPSSLDSAYEREYLNIEASIKNWVEAGAPKEKLAVGLPFYGRTFTLADPTNHGVHAPSLGGGSPLAPTYYQILKNYQNFTTEWNDEQKSPYKYSNTTWLAYENERSIAIKVKWAIDQNVQGVFVWQLGGDDITGEYSKNKQPLLLTINDAINNV from the exons ATGGTTAAAGTTGTCCATTTTAGTTGTTTGATGGTAGCGGTGGTCTTTTTTGGGATAAACCTCACTGAAGCGA AATATATCGGAGGTTACTACTGGTCCGGAGCCTCCATAGTCCTAAAATGCGACAACTTAAACGCGAGCTTACTTACCCATTTGTATTATGCTTTTGTGACCGCCAACGAGGATGGTTCTTTGACTGTGCAAAACGCCCAAAAAG GATATGCCAATGATCTTTTGAGCCTAAAGTCGTCAAATCCAGATCTCAAATTGCTGTTCAGTTTCGTGGCGGACAACAACGGTAGTTTTTCCAAAGTGGTGGCCgataaaaatttaaggaaaacgTTTGTCGATAACGCGTTAGAGTTGGTGCAACAGTATCAGTATGACGGAATTGATTTTGATTGGGAATTTCCTCAAGACAAGGATAAG gtaaattttaCAGCTCTCCTAAACGAAACTTATAcagaattcaaaaaatataactaccAAGTAACTGCTGCAGTCAGAGCAATTCCAGTCTACAAGAACAGTGGATATGATATTCCAGAAGTAGTCAA atatttggacgtaataaatattatgacgTACGATTATTTCGGATCCTGGAGCAATACCACTGGCCAAAATTCTCCATTATATCCGTCTTCTTTGGATAGCGCATATGAAAGGGAATATTTGAACATTGAAGCCTCCATTAAAAATTGG GTTGAAGCTGGTGCTCCCAAGGAAAAATTGGCAGTCGGTCTGCCATTTTATGGGAGAACTTTCACCTTGGCAGATCCTACGAACCATGGAGTCCACGCTCCTAGTTTGGGAGGAGGCAGTCCTTTGGCTCCTACCTACTACCAA attttgaaaaactacCAGAATTTTACTACCGAGTGGAACGATGAGCAAAAGAGTCCTTATAAGTACTCGAACACCACTTGGTTGGCTTATGAGAATGAACGGTCTATCGCTATAAAG gTGAAATGGGCGATAGACCAAAACGTTCAAGGCGTATTCGTGTGGCAACTCGGCGGAGACGACATAACCGgagaatattcaaaaaataaacaaccttTGCTGTTAACAATTAATGATGCAATTAATAATGTgtga
- the LOC126735092 gene encoding endochitinase-like produces the protein MKLLLSAAFLSLTILKVHSVAVVCYYGSWSAWDGITPENFDASLCTHINYAFISIWEDGNLRVEDDELDIDQGLYKRVTDLKNQNPNLKVLLSVGGDSAADLFRGMAGDASKRGPFVGSATYFLSAYNFDGLDIDWEYPEVADQDNYITLLKELKAAFQPKGWLLTAAVSSDTEHGYLISEMVQYFDFINVMTYDFYGPWSDYTGQNSALYSSNVESDWEKSHLNVAAAANNWVNAGVPKNKLTIGTGFYGRSFTLSDPNNHGLHAGIIGPGNDGGEATYAHICSTYDGWTRVWDDEQKNPYRYSGNQWIGYDDQDSIWAKAAWIKDNGFLGVMIWAIDQDDIAGVCGEKQILLKQINRAIA, from the exons atgaagctGCTACTATCAGCAGCATTTCTGTCACTGACCATTTTAAAGGTCCACTCAG ttGCGGTTGTTTGTTACTATGGCAGCTGGTCAGCTTGGGACGGAATCACTCCTGAAAACTTCGACGCCAGCCTTTGTACGCATATCAATTATGCGTTCATATCAATTTGGGAGGACGGAAATCTTCGAGTTGAAGATGACGAGCTTGATATCGATCAAG gtCTTTACAAGAGAGTAACCGACTTGAAGAACCAAAACCCAAACCTCAAGGTTTTGCTTAGCGTTGGTGGAGATTCAGCTGCAGATTTATTTAGAG gAATGGCCGGAGATGCCTCAAAACGAGGACCTTTTGTCGGTAGCGCCACCTACTTTTTATCAGCTTACAATTTTGACGGTCTTGACATTGATTGGGAATATCCTGAAGTAGCGGATCAG gataactacataactttattaaaagaattaaaagcaGCCTTCCAACCAAAGGGCTGGCTACTGACTGCAGCAGTATCTTCTGACACTGAGCATGGATATCTTATCAGCGAAATGGTtca ATATTTCGATTTTATTAATGTGATGACGTATGATTTCTACGGTCCCTGGAGTGACTATACCGGTCAAAATTCTGCATTGTACAGTTCAAACGTAGAAAGTGATTGGGAAAAAAGTCACTTGAATGTTGCTG ctGCCGCTAATAACTGGGTTAACGCAGGCGTACCGAAAAACAAACTGACCATTGGCACTGGCTTTTATGGTAGATCCTTCACTTTATCCGATCCGAATAACCATGGACTTCATGCTGGTATTATAGGACCCGGAAACGATGGTGGAGAAGCTACTTATGCCCAT ATTTGTTCAACGTATGATGGCTGGACTCGGGTGTGGGACGACgaacagaaaaatccatataGGTATTCAGGAAACCAGTGGATTGGGTATGATGACCAAGACTCCATTTGGGCAAAA GCCGCATGGATAAAGGATAATGGATTTTTGGGAGTGATGATATGGGCAATTGATCAAGATGATATTGCTGGAGTTTGTGGAGAAAAGCAAATTTTGCTAAAGCAAATCAATAGAGCGATAGCTTAG
- the LOC126735486 gene encoding zinc transporter 7, with translation MLPLSHKDTYPRGFGSRIKEKLNGYIRIIFSDRNSRNLFLFLLLNFSFAFVELLYGVWSNSLGLISDSFHMFFDCTGLIAGLVASVITKWKANDKYSYGYVRAEILAGFVNGLFLLFISFFLMSEAVERLIEPPEVKHERLFVVSVLGLIVNLVGIYAFQHGHGHSHGGGSSHGHSHGGHGHGHSHNNHSHDFNIDIDAGGGNSQIMKGVYLHILADTLGSVGVIISAVLMQMFGWMIADPICSMFIAILIALSVLALIKDSVAILMQRQPFSLDNVLPQCYQKVISLPGVYSVQEPHFWTLCSEVYVGAIKLEVSKNVDPKYVVQHTQMIFASVGVKQLYVQLDYTPM, from the exons ATGTTGCCCCTGTCCCACAAGGATACCTATCCCCGAGGGTTCGGTTctagaataaaagaaaaattaaatggctaCATAAGGATCATATTCTCAGACCGAAACTCTAGAAATCTGTTTCTGTTCCTTCTGTTGAACTTCTCATTTGCCTTTGTGGAGCTGCTTTATGGGGTATGGAGTAATAGTTTAG gtttaatatCTGACTCCTTCCATATGTTCTTTGACTGCACAGGCCTAATAGCTGGACTTGTAGCATCAGTAATTACAAAATGGAAAGCCAATGACAAGTATTCTTATGGTTATGTAAGGGCAGAGATCTTGGCCGGCTTTGTAAATggtctttttttactttttatttcatttttcctTATGTCTGAAGCTGTGGAGAGGCTCATTGAACCTCCAGAG gtAAAACATGAAAGGCTGTTCGTTGTCTCAGTACTGGGGCTCATAGTGAACTTGGTAGGAATCTATGCCTTTCAACATGGGCATGGTCATTCTCATGGTGGAGGCTCCTCACATGGGCACTCCCATGGAGGTCATGGACATGGACACAGTCACAATAACCATTCTCacgattttaatattgacatAGATGCAGGTGGTGGGAACTCTCAGATCATGAAAGGAGTTTACTTGCACATTTTGGCAGATACTTTAG GAAGTGTAGGGGTAATAATATCCGCAGTCCTCATGCAAATGTTCGGCTGGATGATCGCAGACCCCATCTGCTCGATGTTTATAGCGATCCTCATAGCGCTCAGCGTTCTGGCATTAATAAAAGACTCTGTCGCCATTTTAATGCAGCGTCAACCCTTCAGCCTGGACAACGTCCTGCCTCAGTGTTACCAAAAAGTAATTAGTTTACCGGGGGTTTATTCGGTGCAGGAGCCCCATTTCTGGACCCTGTGCAGTGAAGTGTACGTCGGTGCAATCAAATTGGAAGTGTCGAAAAACGTCGATCCGAAATACGTAGTGCAACATACTCAAATGATTTTTGCATCGGTAGGCGTGAAACAGCTGTACGTGCAGCTCGATTATACCCCCATGTGA